A genomic window from Struthio camelus isolate bStrCam1 chromosome 2, bStrCam1.hap1, whole genome shotgun sequence includes:
- the OSGIN2 gene encoding oxidative stress-induced growth inhibitor 2 isoform X2: protein MPLIEETVLPGDPLLTLPVVVIGNGPSGICLSYLLSGYRPYLSPEAIHPNPILHTKLEEARHLSIVDQDLEYLSEGLEGRSSNPVAVLFDTLLHPDADFGYDYPPILHWKLEQHHYIPHIVLGKGPPGGAWHSMEGSMLTISFGDWMELPGLAFKEWAANARRNIKSDRVMPEEIACYYKHYVKVMGLQKNFRDNVYITSVSRLYRGSDDEDESQLHENISTQHLQMEMEDGQKSLVKRNWEVRGYQRATDGSHVPFCLFAENVALATGTFDSPGRLQVEGEDFPFVLHSMSDFGAAISKGKLRGKADPVLIVGAGLTAADAVLCAYNNNIPVIHVFRRRVTDTSLIFKQLPKTLYPEYHKVYHMMCTQSHTVDSSLRSAYTSFPEHNVLSFKPEMKCVLQSASGLKKILKFSVALVLIGSHPNLFFLKDQGHGIGHHSNQPITCKGNPIEIDPYTYECTKEANLFALGPLVGDNFVRFLKGGALGITRCLAIRQKKKHELIESRDGGGDDGVP, encoded by the exons ATGCCTTTAATAGAAGAAACTGTTCTGCCTGGGGACCCTCTTCTCACTCTACCTGTAGTAGTAATAG GAAATGGACCTTCAGGAATTTGTCTTTCTTACCTGCTGTCTGGATACAGGCCATATTTGTCTCCTGAAGCTATACATCCGAACCCCATTCTGCATACTAAATTAGAAGAAGCCCGACATCTTTCTATTGTTGATCAA GATCTAGAGTACTTGTCGGAAGGCCTTGAAGGACGCTCTTCAAATCCAGTTGCAGTGCTTTTTGATACATTGCTTCATCCCGATGCTGACTTTGGATATGACTACCCACCAATTTTGCACTGGAAGCTAGAACAGCATCATTATATTCCCCACATAGTGCTTGGTAAAGGACCGCCTGGTGGGGCTTGGCAT TCTATGGAAGGCTCTATGTTAACAATCAGTTTTGGAGACTGGATGGAGTTGCCTGGACTTGCGTTTAAAGAGTGGGCAGCAAACGCACGCAG aaacataAAGAGTGACCGAGTAATGCCAGAGGAAATAGCTTGTTACTATAAACACTACGTTAAAGTAATGGGCCTCCAAAAGAATTTCAGAGATAATGTTTACATAACATCAGTATCCAGACTTTATCGAGGATCGGATGATGAAGATGAAAGTCAGctacatgaaaatatttcaacGCAGCATTTGCAAATGGAAATGGAAGATGGACAGAAATCACTAGTTAAGAGAAACTGGGAAGTCAGAGGTTATCAGAGGGCAACAGATGGTTCTCATGTGCCCTTCTGCCTCTTTGCTGAGAACGTGGCTCTTGCAACTGGAACCTTTGATTCTCCTGGCCGACTACAAGTTGAGGGAGAAGACTTTCCTTTTGTGCTTCATTCCATGTCTGACTTTGGGGCTGCTATAAGCAAAGGCAAATTACGTGGGAAAGCAGACCCTGTATTAATTGTGGGTGCTGGACTTACAGCAGCTGATGCAGTACTGTGTGCCTACAACAACAACATCCCAGTAATCCATGTGTTTCGTAGAAGAGTTACTGATACAAGTCTAATTTTCAAACAGTTACCTAAAACGCTTTATCCTGAATACCACAAAGTCTATCATATGATGTGTACTCAGTCACATACTGTAGATTCTAGTCTACGTTCTGCTTACACTAGTTTCCCTGAACACAACGTACTGTCCTTCAAGCCTGAAATGAAATGTGTTCTTCAGAGCGCCTCTGGACTGAAGAaaattttgaagttttctgtAGCCTTAGTTCTGATAGGTTCTCACCcaaatcttttctttctaaagGACCAAGGACATGGCATAGGGCATCACTCAAATCAGCCAATCACATGCAAGGGGAATCCTATTGAGATTGATCCATATACTTACGAGTGCACTAAAGAAGCTAACCTCTTTGCTTTAGGTCCTCTGGTTGGAGACAATTTTGTACGGTTTTTGAAAGGAGGTGCATTGGGCATTACACGATGTTTGGCAAtaagacaaaagaagaaacatGAACTGATTGAAAGCAGGGATGGAGGAGGTGATGATGGGGTACCTTAA
- the OSGIN2 gene encoding oxidative stress-induced growth inhibitor 2 isoform X1, with protein sequence MPVWCCRCSLAGALRSYNSPETEGQLLNSFVQYFGDNLGSKIKRMPLIEETVLPGDPLLTLPVVVIGNGPSGICLSYLLSGYRPYLSPEAIHPNPILHTKLEEARHLSIVDQDLEYLSEGLEGRSSNPVAVLFDTLLHPDADFGYDYPPILHWKLEQHHYIPHIVLGKGPPGGAWHSMEGSMLTISFGDWMELPGLAFKEWAANARRNIKSDRVMPEEIACYYKHYVKVMGLQKNFRDNVYITSVSRLYRGSDDEDESQLHENISTQHLQMEMEDGQKSLVKRNWEVRGYQRATDGSHVPFCLFAENVALATGTFDSPGRLQVEGEDFPFVLHSMSDFGAAISKGKLRGKADPVLIVGAGLTAADAVLCAYNNNIPVIHVFRRRVTDTSLIFKQLPKTLYPEYHKVYHMMCTQSHTVDSSLRSAYTSFPEHNVLSFKPEMKCVLQSASGLKKILKFSVALVLIGSHPNLFFLKDQGHGIGHHSNQPITCKGNPIEIDPYTYECTKEANLFALGPLVGDNFVRFLKGGALGITRCLAIRQKKKHELIESRDGGGDDGVP encoded by the exons atGCCCGTGTGGTGCTGCCGCTGCTCCCTGGCTGGTGCCCTCAG AAGTTACAATAGCCCTGAGACTGAAGGACAGCTTTTGAATTCCTTTGTCCAGTATTTTGGTGACAACCTTGGGAGCAAGATTAAAAGAATGCCTTTAATAGAAGAAACTGTTCTGCCTGGGGACCCTCTTCTCACTCTACCTGTAGTAGTAATAG GAAATGGACCTTCAGGAATTTGTCTTTCTTACCTGCTGTCTGGATACAGGCCATATTTGTCTCCTGAAGCTATACATCCGAACCCCATTCTGCATACTAAATTAGAAGAAGCCCGACATCTTTCTATTGTTGATCAA GATCTAGAGTACTTGTCGGAAGGCCTTGAAGGACGCTCTTCAAATCCAGTTGCAGTGCTTTTTGATACATTGCTTCATCCCGATGCTGACTTTGGATATGACTACCCACCAATTTTGCACTGGAAGCTAGAACAGCATCATTATATTCCCCACATAGTGCTTGGTAAAGGACCGCCTGGTGGGGCTTGGCAT TCTATGGAAGGCTCTATGTTAACAATCAGTTTTGGAGACTGGATGGAGTTGCCTGGACTTGCGTTTAAAGAGTGGGCAGCAAACGCACGCAG aaacataAAGAGTGACCGAGTAATGCCAGAGGAAATAGCTTGTTACTATAAACACTACGTTAAAGTAATGGGCCTCCAAAAGAATTTCAGAGATAATGTTTACATAACATCAGTATCCAGACTTTATCGAGGATCGGATGATGAAGATGAAAGTCAGctacatgaaaatatttcaacGCAGCATTTGCAAATGGAAATGGAAGATGGACAGAAATCACTAGTTAAGAGAAACTGGGAAGTCAGAGGTTATCAGAGGGCAACAGATGGTTCTCATGTGCCCTTCTGCCTCTTTGCTGAGAACGTGGCTCTTGCAACTGGAACCTTTGATTCTCCTGGCCGACTACAAGTTGAGGGAGAAGACTTTCCTTTTGTGCTTCATTCCATGTCTGACTTTGGGGCTGCTATAAGCAAAGGCAAATTACGTGGGAAAGCAGACCCTGTATTAATTGTGGGTGCTGGACTTACAGCAGCTGATGCAGTACTGTGTGCCTACAACAACAACATCCCAGTAATCCATGTGTTTCGTAGAAGAGTTACTGATACAAGTCTAATTTTCAAACAGTTACCTAAAACGCTTTATCCTGAATACCACAAAGTCTATCATATGATGTGTACTCAGTCACATACTGTAGATTCTAGTCTACGTTCTGCTTACACTAGTTTCCCTGAACACAACGTACTGTCCTTCAAGCCTGAAATGAAATGTGTTCTTCAGAGCGCCTCTGGACTGAAGAaaattttgaagttttctgtAGCCTTAGTTCTGATAGGTTCTCACCcaaatcttttctttctaaagGACCAAGGACATGGCATAGGGCATCACTCAAATCAGCCAATCACATGCAAGGGGAATCCTATTGAGATTGATCCATATACTTACGAGTGCACTAAAGAAGCTAACCTCTTTGCTTTAGGTCCTCTGGTTGGAGACAATTTTGTACGGTTTTTGAAAGGAGGTGCATTGGGCATTACACGATGTTTGGCAAtaagacaaaagaagaaacatGAACTGATTGAAAGCAGGGATGGAGGAGGTGATGATGGGGTACCTTAA